The Camelus bactrianus isolate YW-2024 breed Bactrian camel chromosome 12, ASM4877302v1, whole genome shotgun sequence genome includes a window with the following:
- the AQP6 gene encoding aquaporin-6, protein MESGRCSLARMLVCRLWTTVSKALFAEFLATGLYVFFGVGSGLRWPLGIPSVLQIAITFNLATAMVVQVTWKASGAHVNPAVTLAFLVGSQISLPRAVAYVAAQLAGATAGAALLYGVTPGEARETLGVNVVRNSVSTSQAVAVELVLTLQLVLCVFASTDSRQTSASPATIIGASVAVGHLIGIYFTGCSMNPARSFGPAIIVGKFAVHWIFWVGPLTGAVLASLIYNFILFPDTKTLAQRLAILTGTAEVEKVEGVEPQKKESQSSSGDTEMESVCQVA, encoded by the exons ATGGAGTCAGGCAGGTGCAGCCTGGCCAGGATGCTGGTGTGCCGGCTCTGGACCACCGTCAGCAAGGCCCTGTTTGCTGAGTTCCTGGCCACAGGGCTGTATGTGTTCTTTGGTGTGGGCTCAGGTCTGAGGTGGCCCTTGGGGATTCCCTCTGTGCTGCAGATTGCCATCACCTTCAACCTGGCCACAGCCATGGTCGTGCAGGTCACCTGGAAGGCCAGTGGAGCCCATGTCAACCCTGCTGTGACGCTGGCCTTCCTCGTGGGCTCCCAGATCTCTCTGCCCCGCGCTGTGGCCTATGTGGCTGCTCAGCTGGCGGGGGCCACGGCGGGGGCTGCTCTGCTTTATGGAGTCACGCCTGGGGAAGCCCGAGAGACCCTTGGGGTCAACGTG GTCCGGAACAGCGTCTCAACCAGCCAGGCGGTGGCAGTGGAGCTGGTTCTGACCCTGCAGCTTGTGCTCTGTGTCTTCGCTTCCACCGACAGCCGTCAGACCTCAGCATCCCCAGCCACCATAATTGGGGCCTCTGTGGCGGTGGGCCACCTCATTGGG ATCTACTTCACCGGCTGCTCCATGAACCCAGCCCGCTCCTTTGGCCCTGCCATCATCGTTGGGAAGTTCGCAGTCCACTGG ATCTTCTGGGTGGGACCCCTGACGGGGGCTGTCCTGGCTTCGCTGATCTACAACTTTATCCTGTTCCCTGACACCAAGACCCTGGCCCAGCGACTGGCCATCCtcacaggcactgcagaggtGGAGAAGGTGGAAGGGGTGGAACCCCAAAAGAAAGAATCCCAGTCCAGCTCAGGGGACACGGAAATGGAGAGTGTATGTCAGGTGGCATAG
- the AQP5 gene encoding aquaporin-5 isoform X1, with protein sequence MRGSQAAGPIYTAGRVTWPEPTCRCPGGGARWVRVSCEPGAAAKFPLWEPRWPPSAGAAHCPPASPKDARPLYSTPPQGSSQAACRDVGAGEHSKPECQPPAPSAAAPTGVPCCGREGQTMKKEVFSSAFLKAVFAEFLATLIFVFCGLASALSWPSALPSVLQISVAFGLAIGTLVQALGPVSGAHINPAITLALLVGNQISLLRAVFYVVAQLVGAIAGAGILYGLAPSNARGNLAVNSLNNNITPGQAVVVELILTFQLALCIFSSTDTRRTSPVGSPALSIGLSVVLGHLVGIYFTGCSMNPARSFGPAVIMKRFSPLHWVFWVGPIVGAILAAVLYFYLLFPNSLSLTERVAIVKGTYEPEEDWEEHQEERKKTMELTAH encoded by the exons ATGCGCGGGTCCCAGGCCGCCGGGCCGATCTACACCGCTGGCCGGGTCACGTGGCCCGAGCCGACGTGCCGCTGCCCGGGCGGAGGGGCGCGCTGGGTCCGGGTCAGCTGCGAGCCCGGGGCGGCCGCGAAGTTCCCACTCTGGGAGCCGCGCTGGCCCCCAAGCGCGGGAGCCGCCCACTGCCCGCCCGCCTCGCCGAAGGACGCCCGCCCTCTATATAGCACGCCCCCGCAGGGCTCGAGCCAGGCCGCTTGCCGCGACGTGGGCGCCGGAGAGCACAGCAAGCCTGAGtgccagccccccgcccccagcgccGCCGCCCCGACGGGTGTCCCCTGCTGCGGCCGCGAAGGCCAGACCATGAAGAAGGAGGTGttctcctctgccttcctcaAGGCTGTGTTCGCCGAGTTCCTGGCTACCCTCATCTTCGTCTTCTGCGGCCTCGCCTCGGCCCTCTCGTGGCCGTCGGCGCTGCCCAGCGTCCTACAAATCTCCGTGGCCTTTGGCCTGGCCATAGGCACCCTGGTCCAGGCCCTGGGCCCCGTGAGCGGTGCCCACATCAACCCTGCCATCACACTGGCCCTCCTAGTGGGCAACCAGATCTCCTTGCTCCGGGCTGTCTTCTACGTGGTGGCCCAGCTGGTGGGCGCCATTGCCGGGGCCGGCATCCTCTATGGGCTGGCACCGAGCAATGCCCGGGGCAATCTGGCCGTCAACTCG CTCAACAACAACATAACTCCGGGCCAggccgtggtggtggagctgattcTGACCTTCCAGCTGGCACTCTGCATCTTCTCCTCCACCGACACCCGCCGCACCAGCCCTGTGGGATCCCCGGCCCTGTCCATTGGTCTGTCCGTTGTACTGGGCCACCTTGTGGGG ATATACTTCACCGGCTGCTCCATGAATCCAGCCCGCTCTTTCGGTCCTGCAGTAATTATGAAGCGGTTCAGTCCCTTGCACTGG GTGTTCTGGGTGGGGCCCATCGTGGGGGCTATCCTGGCTGCCGTCCTCTACTTCTACCTGCTCTTCCCCAACTCCCTGAGCCTGACTGAGCGTGTGGCCATCGTCAAGGGCACGTATGAGCCCGAGGAGGACTGGGAGGAACATCAGGAGGAGCGGAAGAAGACCATGGAGCTGACTGCCCACTGA
- the AQP5 gene encoding aquaporin-5 isoform X2: MRGSQAAGPIYTAGRVTWPEPTCRCPGGGARWVRVSCEPGAAAKFPLWEPRWPPSAGAAHCPPASPKDARPLYSTPPQGSSQAACRDVGAGEHSKPECQPPAPSAAAPTGVPCCGREGQTMKKEVFSSAFLKAVFAEFLATLIFVFCGLASALSWPSALPSVLQISVAFGLAIGTLVQALGPVSGAHINPAITLALLVGNQISLLRAVFYVVAQLVGAIAGAGILYGLAPSNARGNLAVNSLNNNITPGQAVVVELILTFQLALCIFSSTDTRRTSPVGSPALSIDILHRLLHESSPLFRSCSNYEAVQSLALGVLGGAHRGGYPGCRPLLLPALPQLPEPD, from the exons ATGCGCGGGTCCCAGGCCGCCGGGCCGATCTACACCGCTGGCCGGGTCACGTGGCCCGAGCCGACGTGCCGCTGCCCGGGCGGAGGGGCGCGCTGGGTCCGGGTCAGCTGCGAGCCCGGGGCGGCCGCGAAGTTCCCACTCTGGGAGCCGCGCTGGCCCCCAAGCGCGGGAGCCGCCCACTGCCCGCCCGCCTCGCCGAAGGACGCCCGCCCTCTATATAGCACGCCCCCGCAGGGCTCGAGCCAGGCCGCTTGCCGCGACGTGGGCGCCGGAGAGCACAGCAAGCCTGAGtgccagccccccgcccccagcgccGCCGCCCCGACGGGTGTCCCCTGCTGCGGCCGCGAAGGCCAGACCATGAAGAAGGAGGTGttctcctctgccttcctcaAGGCTGTGTTCGCCGAGTTCCTGGCTACCCTCATCTTCGTCTTCTGCGGCCTCGCCTCGGCCCTCTCGTGGCCGTCGGCGCTGCCCAGCGTCCTACAAATCTCCGTGGCCTTTGGCCTGGCCATAGGCACCCTGGTCCAGGCCCTGGGCCCCGTGAGCGGTGCCCACATCAACCCTGCCATCACACTGGCCCTCCTAGTGGGCAACCAGATCTCCTTGCTCCGGGCTGTCTTCTACGTGGTGGCCCAGCTGGTGGGCGCCATTGCCGGGGCCGGCATCCTCTATGGGCTGGCACCGAGCAATGCCCGGGGCAATCTGGCCGTCAACTCG CTCAACAACAACATAACTCCGGGCCAggccgtggtggtggagctgattcTGACCTTCCAGCTGGCACTCTGCATCTTCTCCTCCACCGACACCCGCCGCACCAGCCCTGTGGGATCCCCGGCCCTGTCCATTG ATATACTTCACCGGCTGCTCCATGAATCCAGCCCGCTCTTTCGGTCCTGCAGTAATTATGAAGCGGTTCAGTCCCTTGCACTGG GTGTTCTGGGTGGGGCCCATCGTGGGGGCTATCCTGGCTGCCGTCCTCTACTTCTACCTGCTCTTCCCCAACTCCCTGAGCCTGACTGA
- the AQP2 gene encoding aquaporin-2 isoform X2 yields MWELRSIAFSRAVLAEFLATLLFVFFGLGSALNWPQALPSVLQIAMAFGLAIGTLVQALGHVSGAHINPAVTVACLVGCHVSFLRAVFYVAAQLLGAVAGAALLHEITPPDIRGDLAINAIHYTGCSMNPARSLAPAVVTGKFDDHWVFWIGPLVGGILASLLYNYILFPSSKSLSERLAVLKGLEPDADWEEREVRRRQSVELHSPQSTPRGSKA; encoded by the exons ATGTGGGAACTCCGGTCCATAGCCTTCTCCAGGGCAGTGTTAGCAGAGTTCCTGGCCACTCTCCTCTTTGTCTTCTTTGGCCTCGGCTCAGCCCTCAACTGGCCACAGGCCTTGCCCTCTGTGCTGCAGATTGCCATGGCCTTCGGCCTGGCTATTGGCACCCTGGTGCAGGCTCTGGGCCATGTCAGCGGGGCCCACATCAACCCCGCCGTGACTGTGGCCTGCCTGGTAGGCTGCCATGTCTCCTTTCTCCGAGCTGTCTTCTACGTGGCTGCCCAGCTGCTGGGGGCCGTGGCTGGGGCTGCTCTGCTCCATGAGATCACACCGCCAGACATCCGAGGGGACCTGGCTATCAATGCT ATCCACTACACCGGCTGCTCCATGAACCCTGCCCGCTCCCTGGCTCCAGCTGTCGTCACCGGCAAATTCGATGACCATTGG GTCTTCTGGATCGGACCCCTGGTCGGCGGCATCCTGGCCTCCCTCCTGTACAACTACATCCTGTTCCCGTCCTCCAAGAGCCTGTCGGAGCGCCTGGCCGTGCTGAAGGGGCTGGAGCCGGACGCCGACTGGGAGGAGCGCGAGGTGCGGCGGCGGCAGTCGGTGGAGCTGCACTCGCCGCAGAGCACGCCGCGGGGTAGCAAGGCCTGA
- the AQP2 gene encoding aquaporin-2 isoform X1 translates to MWELRSIAFSRAVLAEFLATLLFVFFGLGSALNWPQALPSVLQIAMAFGLAIGTLVQALGHVSGAHINPAVTVACLVGCHVSFLRAVFYVAAQLLGAVAGAALLHEITPPDIRGDLAINALSNNSTAGQAVTVELFLTLQLVLCIFASTDERRGDNLGTPALSIGFSVALGHLLGIHYTGCSMNPARSLAPAVVTGKFDDHWVFWIGPLVGGILASLLYNYILFPSSKSLSERLAVLKGLEPDADWEEREVRRRQSVELHSPQSTPRGSKA, encoded by the exons ATGTGGGAACTCCGGTCCATAGCCTTCTCCAGGGCAGTGTTAGCAGAGTTCCTGGCCACTCTCCTCTTTGTCTTCTTTGGCCTCGGCTCAGCCCTCAACTGGCCACAGGCCTTGCCCTCTGTGCTGCAGATTGCCATGGCCTTCGGCCTGGCTATTGGCACCCTGGTGCAGGCTCTGGGCCATGTCAGCGGGGCCCACATCAACCCCGCCGTGACTGTGGCCTGCCTGGTAGGCTGCCATGTCTCCTTTCTCCGAGCTGTCTTCTACGTGGCTGCCCAGCTGCTGGGGGCCGTGGCTGGGGCTGCTCTGCTCCATGAGATCACACCGCCAGACATCCGAGGGGACCTGGCTATCAATGCT ctTAGCAACAACTCAACTGCTGGCCAGGCCGTCACTGTGGAGCTTTTCCTGACACTGCAGCTGGTGCTCTGTATCTTCGCTTCCACCGATGAGCGCCGTGGAGACAACCTGGGTACCCCCGCCCTCTCCATCGGTTTCTCTGTGGCCCTGGGCCACCTCCTTGGG ATCCACTACACCGGCTGCTCCATGAACCCTGCCCGCTCCCTGGCTCCAGCTGTCGTCACCGGCAAATTCGATGACCATTGG GTCTTCTGGATCGGACCCCTGGTCGGCGGCATCCTGGCCTCCCTCCTGTACAACTACATCCTGTTCCCGTCCTCCAAGAGCCTGTCGGAGCGCCTGGCCGTGCTGAAGGGGCTGGAGCCGGACGCCGACTGGGAGGAGCGCGAGGTGCGGCGGCGGCAGTCGGTGGAGCTGCACTCGCCGCAGAGCACGCCGCGGGGTAGCAAGGCCTGA